ATGGAGGTGCAATCAAGTAAGCTACTGCTCCACCTTCAGCAATATTTGCTTCTTTGGAAAGGTGTAACCCCGTGCGGGAAACACAGTGTGCAAAGTAAACAATGGAATCATCTTCATTAGCACTATAGAAACTAGCACCATTTTCGATCACTTCAATCGCTGCATCCAATCCACTGCGAATTTCTGCAGGACTTGGTCCAGCTAAAATCCCAATTACTTCACCAGCTAATTTCGTATTTGCATTTGCTGCACCTGCGTACAAACTTTTTGCGTAAACTACGTCAACTGCTGCTTTTTTTGTTGCTTCATCAAGTGCTACATAAGTTACATCGTCACAATCTGAAGTAATAATTCCTAAACTTTTTTGATTGGGTTCTAGATTTAATTCTTTTGCTAATGCGTCATCTACATTAGGAATAATTTTAACACTTAGAACATTAGAGCCTAGACGATCGTTTTTCATCTGGAATCCTCCTTTATTTTTCTCTTAATTCAAGACCGGACTTCTTCACATCCAACATTTTTTTAATAATGTCAGCTATGTATGCACCCGCTTCAACAGCTGGGGTTCCACCTTGATGAATATTTGAAACAACAGTTCTACGTGATTCTGGCATTCCTACAGTTGGTTTGTATGCTAGATAAGCACTCATTGACTCAGCTGTTACTAATCCTGGACGTTCACCAATCAGTAGACAAACTACTTCTGCGCCAGTAATTTCAGCAATGGCATCTTCTGCTGGTACGCGACAGTGTGTAACAAATAGAATGTCACCAAAGTCTAATCCATGCATTTTCAATCCTTGACGAATAGAAGGGATAATATCTGGAATATTTGCTTCAATTGCTGCAGAACTCAAACCGTCCCCTACTACTACTACTACTTTAGAATTTGGTTTCACTGTATTTTTGATTTTTTGTGTTTCTTCTTCACTAAATTTTCTACCCAAATCAGGACGAGTAATATACGTATCTTTATCGCCACAAAGTGTTTCAGTTTCAACGAAGTTCATTTCCTTAACTAAGTCTTCACTTACATAAGAGAACACGGCATCTTGAGCAGCTGCGTGGTCTGCACGGAAACGAAGTGCTGGTTCTGTTTTATAACGTGTTCCAGCTCTCCATAAGCCTAATCTGGCAGGAGTGAAGGTCTTCATTTTTTTGTAACCTTCTGGATCCTCTGCATTTGGAACTAGAAATTGTTTCCGGATATTTACTTCAGTTATGTCCGGAATAAATCCTTCTTCTATCTCAGAACCTGATTTCATTTCTACTGGTTTTTCTTTTGTTGTTGCAATTGGTGGAGTCGGTACAGTTGGTGCTGCAGCTGGTGACTCTTCTACCATTTCACTTAAAATAGATTTAATCATTTCTTTCAAATTCAATTCTTCCACTAGATTTACCTCCTTTTAGAATATGATTATTTTTGTTTCAAGAATGCTGAAGCATCTCCAGCTCTTTCAGTTAGGCGACCATTTTCACTGAAGCCCATTTTTTCCATCCATTCATCAAACTCTTTTGTAGGACGTAAATCCAACATTTGACGGATCGATGCGGTCTCATGGAATCCAGTTGTTTGATAGTTCAACATAACGTCATCCGCATTAGGAATACCCATGATAAAGTTTACTCCTGCAACAGCAAGTAGAACTGCCAAGTTCTCAGCATCATTTTGATCAGCCTTCATATGGTTTGTGTAACATACGTCCACTCCCATAGAAATTCCACTTAATTTACCCATAAAGTGGTCTTCAAGACCTGCACGGATTACTTGTTGTGAGTCATATAAGTATTCAGGTCCAATAAATCCTACTACTGTATTTACCATGAATGGATCATATTCTTTAGCAAATCCATAACATCTTGCTTCCATTGTTACTTGATCGACATTGTGGTTTGCATCTGAAGATAATTCAGAACCTTGTCCTGTTTCAAAGTACATAACGTTTGGTCCAACTGCTGTACCCATTTTCAAGGCCATATCATTTGCTTCACGAATCATGCTGCCACTAATACCGAAAGCAGTATTGGCTTTTTCAGATCCAGCAATCGATTGGAAAACTAACCCGGTTGGAGCTCCTTG
The Jeotgalibaca sp. MA1X17-3 genome window above contains:
- the eutL gene encoding ethanolamine utilization microcompartment protein EutL, giving the protein MKNDRLGSNVLSVKIIPNVDDALAKELNLEPNQKSLGIITSDCDDVTYVALDEATKKAAVDVVYAKSLYAGAANANTKLAGEVIGILAGPSPAEIRSGLDAAIEVIENGASFYSANEDDSIVYFAHCVSRTGLHLSKEANIAEGGAVAYLIAPPLEAFYALDAALKAADVQMGVFYGPPTETNFAGALLTGSQSACNAACDAFAKAVQFVADNPTGY
- the eutC gene encoding ethanolamine ammonia-lyase subunit EutC; amino-acid sequence: MEELNLKEMIKSILSEMVEESPAAAPTVPTPPIATTKEKPVEMKSGSEIEEGFIPDITEVNIRKQFLVPNAEDPEGYKKMKTFTPARLGLWRAGTRYKTEPALRFRADHAAAQDAVFSYVSEDLVKEMNFVETETLCGDKDTYITRPDLGRKFSEEETQKIKNTVKPNSKVVVVVGDGLSSAAIEANIPDIIPSIRQGLKMHGLDFGDILFVTHCRVPAEDAIAEITGAEVVCLLIGERPGLVTAESMSAYLAYKPTVGMPESRRTVVSNIHQGGTPAVEAGAYIADIIKKMLDVKKSGLELREK